In Mycolicibacterium alvei, a single window of DNA contains:
- the pth gene encoding aminoacyl-tRNA hydrolase, which produces MAEPLLVVGLGNPGPAYAKTRHNVGFMVADVLAARIGSAFKVHKKSGAEVLTGRLAGAPVILAKPRCYMNESGRQVGPLAKFYSVPPGRLVVVHDELDIDFGRIRLKVGGGEGGHNGLRSIASALSSKDFQRVRIGVGRPPGRKDPAAYVLEAFSAAERAEVPTICEQAADATELLIAEGLEPAQNTVHAW; this is translated from the coding sequence CCTACGCCAAGACCCGGCACAATGTCGGGTTCATGGTGGCCGATGTGCTGGCCGCCCGCATCGGCTCGGCCTTCAAGGTGCACAAGAAGTCCGGCGCCGAGGTGCTCACCGGTCGGCTCGCAGGAGCCCCGGTGATACTGGCCAAACCTCGGTGCTACATGAACGAGTCCGGCCGCCAGGTCGGACCGTTGGCCAAGTTCTATTCGGTGCCGCCGGGCCGGCTCGTGGTCGTCCACGACGAGCTCGACATCGACTTCGGACGAATCCGGCTCAAGGTCGGCGGCGGCGAGGGTGGTCACAACGGGCTGCGTTCGATCGCATCAGCATTGAGCAGCAAGGACTTTCAGCGAGTCCGCATCGGAGTGGGCCGCCCGCCGGGGCGTAAGGATCCGGCGGCGTACGTGTTGGAGGCATTTTCTGCCGCCGAACGGGCCGAGGTGCCAACGATCTGCGAGCAGGCCGCCGATGCCACCGAGCTGCTGATCGCCGAGGGCCTCGAGCCGGCCCAGAACACCGTCCACGCCTGGTGA